The Christiangramia forsetii KT0803 DNA segment TCCACCACCAAGGCCAAATCTACTGCTGTTTGCAATATCCATAGCATCTTTGGCATCTTTAGCTTTAATTAAAGAAGCTACGGGGCCAAATAGTTCATCATCGTAAGCCGGCATTCCGGGTTTAAGTTCATCGAGAATGGTTGCCGGATAAAAGAACCCATCACCATCTGGTTTTTTACCCCCACATAGAATTTTAGCTCCTTTTTTCACACTTTCTTCAACCTGTTCATGCAATTCATCTCTAAGATCTTTTCGCGCCATTGGGCCAATATCACTATCTTCTTTGGTAGGATCACCAGCTTTTATCTGTGACATTTGCTCTACAAAGGCTTCTTTAAATTTATCGTAAACTTTATCTACTACAATAAAACGTTTTGCAGCAACACAGGTTTCTCCATTATTATATAATCTTCCCTCAACGCAGGTTTTTACGGCTAAATCTATATCGGCATCTTCCAAGACGATATAAGCATCATTACTACCCAGTTCAAGTACCGTTTTCTTTAGATTTTCACCAGCCTTTTTTCCAATGATCTTACCCGCATCAGGACTTCCTGTAAGGGTAACACCACGTACCAGTTTATTTTCTATTACCGAATCACTTTGGTCATGTGAAATAAGTAATACTTTGAAAAGATTTTCAGGAAGCCCGGCTTCAATATAAATTTTTTCAAGTAAGAGTGCACTTCCAGTTACATTTTCAGCATGCTTTAAAAGAACTCCATTTCCAGCCATTAAATTTGCAATGGAATAACGAACTACCTGGTAAGCTGGGAAATTCCAGGGTTGTATTCCGTAGATAACTCCTATAGGAGAATAGCTTATATAACCTTTACCACCTTCCGGCAATTCGCGCTCCTCATCTTTTAAGCTTTCCGGGCCATTCTTAGCGGTATAATCACAAATTCCTGAACATAATTCAACTTCCTGCTCCCCTTGCTTTAAAAGCTTCCCCATTTCACTGGTCATAAGTTTTACAAGCTCATCTTTATGCTCGTCCAACTTTTTCCCAATATTAGCAATTACTTTTCCACGCTCTTCCGCAGATTTATTTTTCCATTCTAGAAATGCTTCATGGCAGGCTTTAACTGCTGAATTCATCTCATCATTCGTCATGGTCTTATACTCCTTAAGCGTTTTACCGGTGGTTGGATCTATTGTTTTCATCATTTTTTCTTCTGACATAATTTTTCTTTTAATTAGCAATATTTTTCTTCGAATAAAGATAGACAGAATACAAGCCCTTATATAATAATGGCTTGTTAAACAAAGCTTGAAAATGATTGATTCTAATTAAAGTTTTCGTAAAATTCTGAATCCTTAGTTGTAGGACGAATCTTATTAATCCTACCATACCGCTAGGTTTTCTTCTTGATTTTTCTTCCTAATTTTACTGTTCAAAATAAGGAGCCATGCGTACTGAACTGGAAGAGGCCTACGGATTTCTCTTCGATAAAGAATTGATTAACGAGATCGCTGAAAGTGGTACTATTAAAAAGGCGGCTGCGGGTGTGAGGATTATTGAAATTGGAGATTATGTCACGGTAATGCCTCTACTGTTGGATGGAGCTATCAAAATACTTAGGGAAGATAATGACGGTAACGAACTATTAATTTATTTTCTCGAACGTGGTGATACCTGTGCAATGACTCTTAATTGCTGTTTGGGACGAACTAAAAGCGAAATACGCGCAGTAGCAGAGAATGACACTACTCTTATTATGATTCCAATTTCTAAAATGGAGGAGTGGACCGCAAAATATAAATCCTGGCGAAATTTTGTTTTTGAATCGTATCATACTAGACTTTCGGAAATGCTTGATACCATTGATACTATTGCGTTTTTAAATATGGATGAAAGACTGATGAGATATCTTCGGGACAAAGGAAAAGTGAATTCGAATGAAATCATCCAGAGTACGCATCAGGAAATTGCTTACGATCTCAATACTTCCCGTGTGGTGGTTTCCAGGTTGCTTAAAAAGCTTGAAAATGAAGGAAAGATATCTCTAAAACGTAATAATATAACGGTCATAGATCTTTAAAACATCTCTGTAACACTTGTTACTGTGGGCATTTATACAACGAGATACTTTTGCTCCAAATAAATATTGAAATGGATATACTGGAAATTCTGGGTTATTTTGGAGCATTACTTATAGGAGTCGTTTTAGGATTAATTGGCGGCGGAGGCTCTATACTTACAGTTCCGGTACTGGTATATCTTATGGCAATTAATCCTGTTACTGCAACGGCCTATTCTTTGTTCGTAGTGGGGTCTTCTTCACTGGTAGGAGCTATCAGAAATATCCCTAAGAAACTTATAGACTTTAGAACGGCCATCGTTTTTGCAATTCCTGCTTTTATTGCGGTTTATCTAACCAGAAAATTTTTGGTGCCGGCGATACCTGAAGAGATTTTTTCCATTTTCGGTTTAATGATCACCAAAAATATTGGGATCATGTTATTCTTTGCGATTATTATGGTGATTGCTTCCATATCGATGATTAGCGAAAAAGAAAGTACTCAGAATACCGAAGAGGATAAAGTAAGCTATAACTATCCTTTAATAATTATCGAGGGTTTGGTGGTAGGTTTGCTTACTGGAATTGTTGGAGCAGGTGGCGGATTTCTTATTATTCCCGCTTTGGTTATTCTTGCAAAACTACCAATGAAAAAAGCTGTGGCTACTTCTCTTATGATCATAGCTGTAAAATCACTTATTGGCTTTATTGGTGATGTTGAAAATATAGAAATCGACTGGAAATTCTTATTGATCTTTACAGGGATATCTATAGGTGGTATCTGGCTTGGTGTTTATCTAAATAACTTTATAAATGGTAAGAAACTTAAAAAAGGTTTCGGCTGGTTTGTCCTGCTTATGGGTATTTATATTATTTGGAGTGAATTATTCTAAAAGTAGGGAGCACAGTTAATTTTTGTGATCATAAAGCCACTAAGATTCAGGTATTTAGTGTATTTTTATGATTAGCGGAAATTAATAAATTTCCAATCCCCCCTGGTATTTAAAAATAGTGTTCTGCTTTAGTTACACTTATTATAAAAGTTCATTTATAAATTTTTATCCGGATTTCTGAGCAATGTTTTTCAGGAGTGATGGTTGGGGGGAAACAAATGCACGTAAACTCTGCGTTGCAACCGCATAAACCTTATCCTCAATAGAAGCTGAAAGTATTTTGGGTTATGGCTTCGTTTAGAATGGTTATACCGCTCAGTTATCCGGATATTTATTAACGTTTTATTCAATATTTTTCTATTAATCTCCAGTTCTTAATATTTCAAAATCTTTGAAATTAATCATGGGTGAATGGAACCAAAACTCTAATTTTCCTTAAATTTATAAGCCGAAAGAACAGTGTGATTTTAGCGATTGCTGAAAATTCACCAAAGAAAAACTTCCCTTGATGGAAAACCTCGATTACGCCAGACTCCAAATGGCTTTTACCCTCGGATTTCATATAATATTTGCCTGTATTGGTATGGTCATGCCTTTTTTTATGGTGGTTTCCCATAAGAAATGGCTGAATACCCGGAACCCGATTTATTTGGATCTTACAAAGGCATGGCAAAGGGGAGTAGCAATTTTCTTTGTTACCGGAGCTGTTTCCGGGACTGCACTTTCTTTTGAACTGGGAATGCTCTGGCCGGAATTCATGAAACATGCAGGTCCTGTAATTGGAATGCCATTTTCCCTGGAAGGTGCGGCTTTCTTTGTTGAGGCGATTGCCCTAGGCTTTTACCTTTATGGA contains these protein-coding regions:
- a CDS encoding NAD-dependent succinate-semialdehyde dehydrogenase, which encodes MSEEKMMKTIDPTTGKTLKEYKTMTNDEMNSAVKACHEAFLEWKNKSAEERGKVIANIGKKLDEHKDELVKLMTSEMGKLLKQGEQEVELCSGICDYTAKNGPESLKDEERELPEGGKGYISYSPIGVIYGIQPWNFPAYQVVRYSIANLMAGNGVLLKHAENVTGSALLLEKIYIEAGLPENLFKVLLISHDQSDSVIENKLVRGVTLTGSPDAGKIIGKKAGENLKKTVLELGSNDAYIVLEDADIDLAVKTCVEGRLYNNGETCVAAKRFIVVDKVYDKFKEAFVEQMSQIKAGDPTKEDSDIGPMARKDLRDELHEQVEESVKKGAKILCGGKKPDGDGFFYPATILDELKPGMPAYDDELFGPVASLIKAKDAKDAMDIANSSRFGLGGGIFSKDEEKARELAKYHFDTGMVFINSFGLAKPNMPFGGVKDSGYGREHGGFGLHEFVNVKAIMLA
- a CDS encoding Crp/Fnr family transcriptional regulator, translated to MRTELEEAYGFLFDKELINEIAESGTIKKAAAGVRIIEIGDYVTVMPLLLDGAIKILREDNDGNELLIYFLERGDTCAMTLNCCLGRTKSEIRAVAENDTTLIMIPISKMEEWTAKYKSWRNFVFESYHTRLSEMLDTIDTIAFLNMDERLMRYLRDKGKVNSNEIIQSTHQEIAYDLNTSRVVVSRLLKKLENEGKISLKRNNITVIDL
- a CDS encoding sulfite exporter TauE/SafE family protein; protein product: MDILEILGYFGALLIGVVLGLIGGGGSILTVPVLVYLMAINPVTATAYSLFVVGSSSLVGAIRNIPKKLIDFRTAIVFAIPAFIAVYLTRKFLVPAIPEEIFSIFGLMITKNIGIMLFFAIIMVIASISMISEKESTQNTEEDKVSYNYPLIIIEGLVVGLLTGIVGAGGGFLIIPALVILAKLPMKKAVATSLMIIAVKSLIGFIGDVENIEIDWKFLLIFTGISIGGIWLGVYLNNFINGKKLKKGFGWFVLLMGIYIIWSELF